The following nucleotide sequence is from Mytilus galloprovincialis chromosome 12, xbMytGall1.hap1.1, whole genome shotgun sequence.
gaaattcgtagtggttatcggtaaaaataatcaaaactatGAATCGCGTttactcgagatatagttttttcacattcaatttataaatcgtaaaaagaaaaaccactactggcATACCTTTTAAGTTATTGCACTGTGATAATCCTtaccttcacattttccaagacgattttgaatggtggaatccgcCATTGTTCTAAtgggaagtgtttccgtggagttcaatttcataaaatttgcataaaacgCGGGAAACTTTATCACATCAATAAAAAGAACATTACCGGAAACTCCGAAAGTGACGtgtgtcatatgtaaacaaagaaTCCCCATAGAAACGAAGATTGCGGAGTTACAATGGAAaacattctggaaaatgtgaaggtcaggattattatagtgcgatcacttaaaaggttaGTCAGTAGTAGTTTTTCTTTTGACGatttatgaatgaaatgtgaaaaactatatctcgagtgaacgcgattgatagtttagattatttttaccgataaccgctacaaatttcagctgacggcgactatagtcattatccggaaaaacaTCTCATCCGAAGGATTTggtaaacttttataaaaattgtttggAATGTtcccaacaaaatttgcatgcagtatcacaataatatattttttctctcaaatgTCATATACTGTTTGTTAATCGTGTTATCTCGTTTCCAAAGAAAAAAACGTTAAATTTCCATCTAAAAAACAGTCAACTTTTAGTTAAAGTCTCGACCGGTTACAAGATAAAGCACAATCTCAAATTAAAGGAGGTGAGGGTGACTCATAGGGACGCACCTAtatttcgtttgatttgttttattgtcctgtgatcatttctgaagactgggtgtgtctatcacttacagttttcaggTGATAGTCTTTTGAAAATTTAGAGAAATAAAATCTCAtagttctatagtaaacccctccctacTTTATGCCCCTCAAAATTCCCCTTAATAGACCACAATAGACTAAATCATTATGTAGCCCTTCGTTATCTCCTCACCAAATATGAAGAAATTATTTGGAATAGTAACGGTCTTTCTTAATGTTTTCTTAGATTTGAAGTGTTGATATTTTAACGCCATTATTAGGTTTTTTCGTGGCGACCAGTTTCAATTAGTGAAGGAAGCCGGAGAAAACCATCGACCTTCTTAGCCAAttgagattggagtcgagtgcattCGCATCGGTTGGGTTAGAACTCaccacctcagtgttgactgtctggtgattacagtagtagaactacttagatcacGTGGTCACCGAGGCGGAGATTACAGTACTTTATCATTAGAGATTTACTGAGTATATTGCTAACTAGACTTTCCCCAAATCTACTATTTAAACATGTATAGTCATGACAAGCATTTATGAAAGTGAACGTATGGAAGCACAACTTTGAGGATGCTCTctaatcaaatatttgaaagaaaaaattatgTTCTAAAGATTTAGTTTATTTAGATTTATTTACATAGTATATGCCATGTCTTGTAACTTTTCCAGTTGCACagatttatacatgttatatgaatCTGAGTAAATTGtgttgtttaaaaagtaaaatcacaaaaatactgaactcagaggaaaatcaattcggaaagtccataatcacatggcaaaatcaaataacaaaacgcatcaaaaacgaatggacaagaactgtcatattcctgacttggtacaggcattttcaaatgtagaaaatggtggattgaacctggttttatagctagctaaacctctcacttgtatgacagtcgcatcaaattccattatatagtcaccgatgcgtgaacaaaacaaacagacataataggtaaaaatgtcaaaaataggggtacagcagtcaacattgtgttatcatcttaatcactataaaaacaacaaatgtaacgaagaagcacaaaaaggcatacatcaaattaacatcctcattttgattatattatacgattatatttgtctatgtaaaatgcacccatcaaggaaggagggtatgggtactggtgtaaaattgcgcgtttgaaattcgcacaggtagacatgaaataattttgtcgttcaaagtatgtctggatgcataaatacagtcacgcaaaatagatataacaaacactgacttagcagttaaagtaataataataaataaaataatagtgtggttcaaagtatgacgtgatacataagtacagagtcacgtaaaatgtatatcacaaaaaaagtaggttaacagtaaaagtaatattaatgaataaaataattttgtcattcaaagtatgacaagatacataggtacagagtcacatcataaaataattttgtcattcaaagtatgacaagatacataggtacagagtcacatcataaaataattttgtcgttcaaagtatgatgggatacataagcacagagatacgtcaaaaggatatctcaaaaaaacagacaacagtaaaagtaatattaataaagacaaataaaagaataatataacacgtaattaagatgataaacaacgtcagtacgcaaaatctatacttcaagaccatcgtgtattatttgtgaagttgatacggaatatttatcaacaagttctgggtaccttccgatgaacttttttagaaaaaggacgagacgttctttgacatacccctggttcatcaactttctgctcagacactggtgacgttttacaaagtctgagtaggagctgcaagctcttgaataccgaataagttgggaaatgtatattccatatgcaggtgaagttggtatgttgctactaaggtgggggaaattaataatttcaaaatcaaaatcgtctcgtttgtcatagattctggtactaagatgactgtgtatgtcaaattcgaggtataagtctaaaaatgaggcggatgaAAACATTGTCTAAATTTTCCTTGAAATGAAGTTTATTGCATAAATACATAAAGATGGCAATAACTTTAGcaatataaatacacaaaaaaatatgcaaaagttATTAgacatttaacaaatatattccAAATATAACATGGTTTGATGAGAACTTGTCTTTccattttttgttcatattttcgTGACCAGTTTAGCATTCTTATATATTTTGTCTTCTGCTTGAAATTTCCACAAATGGGTTTCCCAGTCTTCAAACGGATTTTTACAGGTGAAGCCATATAactagaaaaaaaagacaaacaaaaaagattAGTTTTTAAAGTAATGTATTTGTCTACTATTTCGTCCACATGAGCTTTTATAATTCGGTCTTTATATATGATGACAATTCAATAACGCACTTCATCTGTCAAATTTACATGATAGATTCATCTGGCATATGATTTATATCAAACACTGTATATCAAAAGATACAATACTATGGTCAAATTTGAGACTTTGCAATTGAATTATGCGATGTCTGAAATACTATACTTAACCCTCTCATATTTTTGTGTATATCAAATGCGCGTGTCGTTTACAAAAGACACAAAATTGCAATTGATTTAAAACAGTCTGAAGTCAAAAACAATTCCGAAGTATTTGCTATGAAAACCAATGAGTTCGCAACTTTCTGCTTAATATGTTTCGAAAGCAGTACTATCAGTTTTGGCTCCATTCTTCAACTACACAATTGACGGACGCTTCCATTAATGGATAGTTTTAGTGCTTGCTGTACTTCActtaaatattttactttataattgaaataaatctaCAACATTAATTAGGATACGAAATGATGCGTGTATCTGTATATTATTTGAACCGGATTTATGTTTAGTTCAAAAAGACTCATTCGCAGTTCTACAAAGACAATTATTAGAAGGCAGTAATCAAGCACGAATTTGAAAAGTATTGACAAGCattacagttttattttgtttcgaaAGCATTCTGCGTTCATTCATAAATTCCAAACAGCTCTGTCAAATACAATGCCAAGAATTTAACGGGATCTGTCATCAATGAAAAGTTTGGTTTCATAACTTACATAGGGGAGCTTGATTTCGCCTACTTAATTAGTTGACTTTATAACTGAAACATTCAAAGTTGTCGCATTTAATAGAAATCCCATCAAATTTTTCAGATGTATTCATTGTTTTCAGAACCGATCAATATACAAAACGATATTTAGCAATAACCCATTTACTTTAGAAATGTTGACTcaagtaaaatattgttttggttTATGCCATTGCTTGTATTTAATTTGACCAACATattgttataataaaattaaccgttccaattttcttgcaccagatgcgcatttcgacaatacatgtctctgcagtgatgctcgtggccaaaatatttgaaatccaaagcttatataaatgacgaagagctataatccaaaaggtccaaaaagtatagccaaatccgtgaaaggaatcagagctttgcatgagggagatacattccttaatttataataatttctatcattttgtaacagtaaattttaataacacaaaaaatccgtattttcatgccagtaccgaagtactggctactggggtggtgataccctcggagactaatagtccaccagcagaggcatcgacccagtggtagtaataaaattaacggtaccaactttcaagcaccagatgcgcatttcgacaatacatgtctcttcagtgatgctcgtggccaaaatattttaaatccaaaGTTTAGATAAatgatgaagagctataatccaaaaggtccaaaaagtatagccaattccgtgaaaggaatcagagctttgcatgagggagatacattccttaatttatgataatttttatcattttgtaacagtaaattttaataacacaaaaaatccgtattttcatgccagtaccgaagtactggctactgggttggtgataccctcggggactaatagtccaccagcagaggcatcgacccagtggtagtaataaaattaacggtaccaattttcttgcaccagatgcgcatttcgacaatacatgtctcttcagtgatgctcgtggccaaaatatttgaaatccaaagcttatataaatgatgaagagctataatccaaaaggtccaaaaagtatagccaattccgtgaaaggaatcagagctttgcgtgagggagatacattccttaatttataataatttctatcattttgtaacagtaaattttaataacacaaaaaatccgtattttcatgccagtaccgaagtactggctactggggtggtgataccctcggggactaatagtccaccagcagaggcatcgacccagtggtagtaataaaattaacggtaccaattttcttgcaccagatgcgcatttcgacaatacatgtctcttcagtgatgctcgtggccaaaatatttgaaatccaaagcttatataaatgatgaagagctataatccaaaaggtccaaaaagtatagccaaattcgtgaaaggaatcagagctttgcatgagggagatacattccttaatttataataatttctatcattttgtaacagtaaattttaataacacaaaaaatccgtattttcatgccaggaccgaagtactggctactggggtggtgataacTTATTCATTATCAGTTGTGTCGTATTCATGTATGTTATGTCTTAGTCTAGTAATTTTATCCGCTAATGTAAATACGTttaaccttttttatttttattcacgaGCCATAAACTTGAAATGTGTCTGTTCATACCTTCCTCCATACTTTGGATCATTATACAATTTCAGGGTAATGATGCAAATAACTGTCTCGGTAATtaacattacatttttttaaattgacaattaaatgcatatattgagaaaaaaagagaaaaaagtttAAAGAATGAAATGATTGTTTGATTCAGTTTTATTGCGATTGACACTTTTTATGTGATCAACTTTCGGCAGGTACAATTGCAAGCCTTGGCAATTACGATGATGTTGATGACAGCTAATCACATTGCGACATGTTTTACATATAAATGTTTTACTGCATGTGACATAAATATTTATTCCTCAGCGGTCGAAATGATCTGAATAAGGAATTAGTAGATACAATGCTAGTGGTCAAGATTGTAGTCGAGTTTGAATAAGTAGTAGAGCTGAATGTGTTAAATTTCGTAATAATAGAAATTGTCCTTATGTGATAATTTTCGAGAATAAATATAAATGACAATAACaaaacagaatatatatataaaaaaacatacccGTCTTTCCCCTAGTACTTTGAAAATCTCTATCTCGATCTGGCCTTGGCTAAGTTGATGTATCATTGATTCAGTTCCTCTTTCGAATAGTCTGTCAAATTCCTCATGCGATATACCTGTCGCAAAAATGTAAACCTTTAAATAAATGTACCGAATTAAACAGACCACTACATACTATATGTACAAAGACAAATTCTTATCCAGAAAGGCTCAAGTTCCAACAAGGATAC
It contains:
- the LOC143054454 gene encoding uncharacterized protein LOC143054454; translated protein: MAMDFCNVTCASLTHFESWQKLFRSSSFQFNLPHTLSGNDVLWFEVAYDHGISHEEFDRLFERGTESMIHQLSQGQIEIEIFKVLGERRLYGFTCKNPFEDWETHLWKFQAEDKIYKNAKLVTKI